Genomic window (Bradyrhizobium sp. 186):
GGTGACGCCGATGCGCACCGTTCCGAACAGCGGACCGGCGGACATATGCGTCCCGCGAACGGCTTCGGCGACCGAAGCAAGGATCTGGCGCCCCTGCGACAGGAACCGGCTGCCCTCCATGGTGACGGTCACGCCGGTCGGGGTACGTTCCAGCAGGCGGGCGCAGACTGTCGCCTCGAGTTGCTGGATCGCGGCGGTGACCGCGGATTGAGAGACATTCAGGTCGATGGCCGCCTGGCTGATACGTCCAGTCTCGGCGGCGGCGACGAAATAGCGGATTTGTTTCAGAGAAACGGACATCGCGGTCGATCCGATATTTTGAATTTGCCTAACTCACGAGCGGTTGAGCGCTGCTTCTCGGAGCAAGGGTTTTCATTGCAACTCTCGTGCCCAACGGGCGTGCGGGCAACTGGAGGAACAAAATTAGTGGAACAGCGGGCAACCAGAGCGACCAGGTGCCGTAGCATCGGCGCTTGGCAGCGGAGGTGCGGCCAGATACCGCACGGCCCTTCAGTGCCAAAGCTCCAAGGCGGCTACGCCAAAGCGCTGCGAAGCTTGCCCAGCAACTCGGCCCGGCTCTTGCGCGCCGCAAGAGCCTCATCCATCCCGACCTTGACGAACTTCACCGAAGTGTTCGGTTGGAGCTGGCCGATCAAATCCATGTCCGCTGCGATGACCGTGCCGACCATGAAATAGCCGCCGCCTGAGACCGCGTCACGATGCAGCACGATCGGCTCAGTGCCGCCGGGAACCTGGATCGAACCGTAGGGGTAGCAGGCATCGGTGATGTTGGACGGATCTGAACCTGCTCCGAAGGGCGGCTCGCGCGGGACGAACTCGAGCGGCTTGCCACCCCTGAAGCGGTAGCCGATCCGGTCAGCTTCCGGCGCGACCTTCCAGGTGTCGCCGAAAAACCCGACGCCGGCCGTCTCGGAGATGCGGTGCCAGTAAAGCCCGGGCATCACGCGCAATTCCGTCGGCATCGCCGCCGGCAGGCCTCGCAGGTCCTTCGCGACGGTGCGGCCGTCCTTGACGGCGGCGCCAGCCCTGCCGATCGGAAGTTCGTCACCGGCCTCGAGCTTCCGGCCCTTGAAGCCGCCGAGTGCGCCGAGTGCGTAGGTGGAACGCGAGCCCAGGACAAGCGGCACATCGATGCCGCCGGCGATCGCGATGTAGCCGCGCGCGCCCTGCTTGAGGAAATCGAAGGAGAGCTTTTGACCACGTTTGACCTTGAAGCTCGTCCAGGTCTCGCGCGGCTCGCCATCGAGTTTCGGCGGCAGTTCGGCGCCGGTGATCGCGACCAGGGCGTCGTCGGTGAACTCGAGTTCCGGGCCCATGAAGACGGCCTCGAGGACCGCAGCGCCTTCCTCGTTGCCCACGAGCAGGTTTGCAGCGGTAAGCGCGTGACGATCCATGCCGCCGGAGAGCGGGATGCCGATGTGATAGTAGCCGGGACGCCCCAAGTCCTGCACGGTGGTGGCAAGGCCGGGCTTCAAGACTTTAATTGCCATGGAGAACCCCCTCGAGCTTGCGATTATAGGCGTCGATGTCGTTGTTGAACTCGGTCAGCGAGAACGAGACATCGCGGATGATCGGCGAAAAACGGCCCGCGTCGACATCGGCGACAGCAGCATCATAGGCCGGTCGGTCGATCGGTTTCCATTTCACGATGTCGCCCGGCTTGAACAGGCACATGAAATCGCGCAGATAGCTGATCTTCTGGTTGGGATCGTAGATCGGCATCGGCGTGATGCCGAACATCTGGTAGCCACCGGCGCCGCGTACCGAGTAGATGCAGCTGAAGCATCCGCCGTGCCCGACGGTGAGCTTCGGCGTGTCCGTGCGTGGGCGCAGATATTTCGGAGCCTGGATCTGCCGCTGGCGCTCCACCATCTGGTAAAGGAATGGCAGACCTGCGACGAAGCCGACCATCGAGACGAACCATGGCGCGCTGGAATGCGCTTTGATGAAAGCGTCGACTCCATTGAGTCCGTTGATGCGCGCGGCATATTCGAGATCGGTGCCGTTCGGGTCCTGATGGCGCTCACGGAAGCGCATCAAGGTCTCGTGCGTCCAGGGATCATTGTAGAGCACGGGGATTTCGATGATCCGCGTCTTGATGACGGGGGCGGATGTCTCGGATGCAGAATCCAGCTGTTTCAGCTCGGCAAGCAGGTCATCGGGCTTGATCTGATCCGGATCGAACTTGACCTGATAGGACGCGTTGGCCGGGCAGATCTCGGTCACCCCCTTGATCCTGGCGTCGCGCACCGCATTGGTGACGAAGAGGCCCTTGAAGAAAGCCTGCAGTGACATGGACTCAGCGACCTCGGCGAAGATGTGCTCATCGCCGCCGTAGGAAAATCGGGTTTGCATGACTAGCGGCCTCCTGCTGCTGACGGGGCGGGTTCTCTCGCGGTCATTGTGCGACCTTGGCGGTCGGTGACGGCGCTGCGGTGCCGAGCGACGCGGCATGGGTTTCCAGCCATGGCTCGAGCCAGGCAGTATGAAAGCGTGCGGCCAGGACGTCCGGATCACGTGCGAGCGCCTGATGCAGGGGTTTTGTCGTCGCCAAGCCCTCGACGCCGAGCTCCGCAAGGGCGCGCTCGAGCCGCCGGATCGCACTCGGTCTGTCCTCGTCGTGCACGATCAGCTTACCGAGCAGGCTGTCGTAGAACGGCGGCACCGTGTAGCCCTGATAGAGC
Coding sequences:
- a CDS encoding biotin-dependent carboxyltransferase family protein — its product is MAIKVLKPGLATTVQDLGRPGYYHIGIPLSGGMDRHALTAANLLVGNEEGAAVLEAVFMGPELEFTDDALVAITGAELPPKLDGEPRETWTSFKVKRGQKLSFDFLKQGARGYIAIAGGIDVPLVLGSRSTYALGALGGFKGRKLEAGDELPIGRAGAAVKDGRTVAKDLRGLPAAMPTELRVMPGLYWHRISETAGVGFFGDTWKVAPEADRIGYRFRGGKPLEFVPREPPFGAGSDPSNITDACYPYGSIQVPGGTEPIVLHRDAVSGGGYFMVGTVIAADMDLIGQLQPNTSVKFVKVGMDEALAARKSRAELLGKLRSALA
- a CDS encoding allophanate hydrolase subunit 1 encodes the protein MQTRFSYGGDEHIFAEVAESMSLQAFFKGLFVTNAVRDARIKGVTEICPANASYQVKFDPDQIKPDDLLAELKQLDSASETSAPVIKTRIIEIPVLYNDPWTHETLMRFRERHQDPNGTDLEYAARINGLNGVDAFIKAHSSAPWFVSMVGFVAGLPFLYQMVERQRQIQAPKYLRPRTDTPKLTVGHGGCFSCIYSVRGAGGYQMFGITPMPIYDPNQKISYLRDFMCLFKPGDIVKWKPIDRPAYDAAVADVDAGRFSPIIRDVSFSLTEFNNDIDAYNRKLEGVLHGN